In the genome of Microbacterium endophyticum, one region contains:
- the valS gene encoding valine--tRNA ligase, which produces MAEAIIPDKPALEGLEKKWDAAWSAAATYAFDRAAASKVGRAGVFSVDTPPPTASGSLHIGHVFSYTHTDVKVRFERMRGKTVFYPMGWDDNGLPTERRVQNYYGVRCDTSLPYTPDFVPPYEGGDNKSSKAADQLPISRRNFIELCEKLTVEDEKFFEELWRSLGLSVDWSQTYRTISDETIRSSQLAFIKNIERGEAYQSMAPTLWDVDFRSAIAQAELEDREQQAAYHRVAFHKTDGSGDVVIETTRPELLAACVALVAHPDDERYQPLFGTTVRSPLFDVEVPVLAHQLAQKDKGSGIAMICTFGDVTDIIWWRELDLPNRTILGKDGRIVADAPETLVSETAKTHYAEIAGKTVFSAKKRIVELLTESGELLEVGKPFAHAVKFFEKGDRPLEIVSTRQWYVRNGARDAELREKLVNLGREVAWHPEFMRVRYENWTNGLTGDWLVSRQRFFGVPIPLWYALDENGERDYERVLVPDVSLLPVDPTTDVPAGYSENQRGVAGGFDAERDIFDTWATSSLTPQLAGGWERDPELWNLVAPFDLRPQGQDIIRTWLFSTMLRSALEDNRTPWKNAAISGFIVDPDRKKMSKSKGNVVTPADILEKHGSDAVRYWAASSRLGTDAAFDPQNPTQIKIGRRLAIKVLNAAKFVLSFPVPDGAEVTHPLDASMLANLDTVIRDATTALENYDHARALEITESFFWTFCDDYLELVKERAYDQGHEAQASAALALRLALSSLLRLLAPVLSFATEEAWSWFNDGSIHTSPWPEAQTRGGDTTVLSIVGEALIGIRRAKTEAKASQKTAVARMTIAGAPVALAALRLAEDDLKAVGRIAEIDYVSGETTAVTHIELAPQEA; this is translated from the coding sequence GTGGCCGAAGCAATCATCCCCGACAAGCCCGCCCTCGAAGGACTCGAAAAGAAGTGGGATGCCGCGTGGTCGGCGGCCGCAACCTACGCGTTTGATCGGGCCGCTGCGTCGAAGGTCGGCCGTGCCGGAGTATTCAGTGTCGATACTCCCCCACCGACGGCATCGGGGAGCCTCCACATCGGGCACGTCTTCAGTTACACGCACACCGATGTGAAGGTGCGTTTCGAGCGGATGCGCGGCAAGACCGTGTTCTACCCGATGGGTTGGGACGACAACGGTCTCCCCACCGAGCGGCGCGTGCAGAACTACTACGGCGTGCGTTGTGATACCTCGCTCCCCTACACACCTGACTTTGTTCCGCCCTACGAGGGTGGCGACAACAAGAGCAGCAAAGCTGCGGACCAGTTGCCGATCAGTCGCCGCAACTTCATCGAGCTCTGCGAAAAGCTCACCGTCGAAGATGAGAAGTTCTTCGAAGAGCTGTGGCGGAGCCTCGGCCTCAGCGTCGATTGGTCGCAGACATACCGCACTATTTCCGATGAGACGATACGCAGCAGCCAGCTCGCATTCATCAAGAACATCGAACGTGGCGAGGCATACCAGTCGATGGCGCCCACGCTCTGGGACGTCGACTTCCGCTCGGCTATCGCGCAGGCAGAGCTCGAAGACCGCGAGCAACAGGCTGCCTACCACCGCGTCGCCTTCCACAAGACAGATGGCAGCGGCGACGTCGTAATCGAAACAACTCGCCCGGAACTGCTCGCGGCGTGCGTCGCGTTGGTCGCGCACCCGGATGACGAGCGGTACCAGCCGTTGTTCGGTACAACAGTTCGCAGCCCGCTATTCGATGTTGAAGTGCCAGTACTCGCGCACCAGCTCGCGCAGAAAGACAAGGGCTCAGGCATCGCGATGATCTGTACGTTCGGTGACGTCACCGACATCATCTGGTGGCGCGAACTCGATCTCCCCAACCGTACGATCCTCGGCAAAGACGGACGCATCGTCGCCGACGCGCCCGAAACGCTCGTCAGCGAAACAGCGAAGACGCATTACGCAGAGATCGCTGGAAAGACGGTGTTCAGCGCGAAGAAGCGCATCGTCGAGCTGCTGACCGAATCGGGCGAACTTCTGGAGGTCGGAAAGCCCTTCGCACACGCCGTCAAGTTCTTCGAAAAGGGTGACCGACCGCTCGAAATCGTATCGACCCGCCAGTGGTACGTGAGAAATGGCGCTCGCGATGCGGAACTTCGCGAGAAGCTGGTGAACCTCGGTCGCGAAGTGGCGTGGCATCCGGAGTTCATGCGCGTTCGCTACGAAAACTGGACCAACGGACTCACCGGTGACTGGCTCGTTTCTCGCCAGCGTTTCTTCGGTGTGCCGATTCCGCTCTGGTACGCGCTCGATGAGAACGGTGAGCGCGACTACGAGCGGGTCCTCGTGCCAGACGTGTCGCTCCTCCCGGTAGACCCCACCACCGATGTTCCTGCTGGCTACAGCGAAAACCAGCGCGGTGTCGCGGGCGGGTTCGATGCCGAGCGCGACATCTTCGACACGTGGGCAACGTCATCACTCACTCCGCAGCTCGCCGGCGGCTGGGAGCGCGACCCGGAACTATGGAATCTGGTCGCGCCGTTCGATCTTCGCCCGCAGGGCCAAGACATCATCCGTACCTGGCTCTTTTCGACCATGTTGCGAAGCGCGCTCGAAGACAACCGCACACCGTGGAAGAACGCGGCAATTTCGGGCTTCATCGTCGACCCGGACCGCAAGAAGATGTCGAAATCGAAGGGTAACGTCGTTACGCCTGCCGACATCCTGGAAAAGCACGGATCGGATGCCGTTCGCTACTGGGCGGCATCTAGCCGACTCGGAACCGACGCTGCTTTCGATCCGCAGAACCCGACACAGATCAAGATCGGTCGCCGCCTCGCGATCAAGGTTTTGAACGCTGCCAAGTTCGTGCTGTCGTTCCCAGTTCCCGACGGTGCGGAAGTGACGCACCCGCTAGACGCTTCGATGCTGGCGAATCTTGACACGGTCATCCGGGATGCCACAACAGCACTCGAGAACTACGACCACGCTCGCGCACTGGAAATCACCGAATCGTTCTTCTGGACATTCTGCGACGACTACCTCGAACTCGTGAAGGAGCGCGCATACGACCAGGGCCACGAAGCACAGGCATCAGCTGCTCTCGCGCTGCGTCTCGCGCTTTCGTCGTTACTGCGGTTGCTCGCGCCCGTGCTCTCGTTCGCTACTGAAGAGGCCTGGTCGTGGTTCAACGACGGATCTATCCACACTTCCCCGTGGCCCGAAGCCCAGACACGAGGGGGAGACACGACCGTACTGTCGATCGTCGGGGAAGCGCTCATCGGCATCCGTCGCGCGAAAACGGAGGCAAAGGCATCCCAGAAGACGGCAGTCGCACGGATGACAATTGCCGGCGCGCCTGTCGCACTCGCGGCCCTCCGACTCGCCGAAGACGACCTCAAGGCAGTGGGTCGGATCGCAGAAATCGATTACGTTTCGGGTGAGACAACCGCCGTCACCCACATCGAACTCGCACCGCAGGAGGCCTGA
- a CDS encoding MFS transporter: MTSAATLPPSSASTKPTRRVAWASMVGTSLESFDFYVYAYFAAFFVGPLFFDPLGEIGGTTLAFLTIAIAFVVRPIGALIFGYMGDRLGRRATLLWTIGIMGVATGLIGALPTYAQAGWLGAVLLVILRIAQGISLGGEWGGSILIATEHASPLKRAFYAAIPQLGSPVGSILSATLFIIMTTVLPSEELAAWGWRIPFLVAFPLLAVSLYLRLNITETPVFEGVKEEKRRDRVPFLTMFKSSPIAMAVAIGAALLGIGSYALMNTYTINYGVTELGFTYQSLLVATTIGALLQLVTIPLFGVWATRIGSARLVMFGSLGTLIIAFPMYYLLQFATFPILVSTMIIGGILPTMAWAGLGGLMADLFPAHFRYSALSFAYAIAATASGFVPSITLELGKSTDFAWWHPGIVLGVMSAITLVSAWAASRMKKVDIIQERV; the protein is encoded by the coding sequence GTGACTTCTGCTGCGACACTTCCTCCCTCGTCCGCGTCGACGAAGCCCACTCGCCGTGTGGCGTGGGCATCGATGGTCGGCACCTCACTCGAATCGTTTGACTTCTACGTCTACGCCTATTTCGCAGCATTCTTTGTCGGGCCGCTCTTCTTCGATCCGCTCGGCGAAATCGGTGGCACAACGCTTGCGTTCCTCACCATCGCGATCGCGTTCGTTGTGCGTCCCATCGGCGCCTTGATCTTCGGGTACATGGGCGACCGCCTTGGAAGGCGCGCAACACTTCTCTGGACAATCGGAATCATGGGGGTGGCAACCGGCCTGATCGGCGCTTTGCCCACCTACGCACAGGCAGGGTGGCTGGGCGCAGTCCTCCTCGTCATCCTCCGTATTGCACAGGGAATCTCGCTCGGAGGAGAGTGGGGCGGATCGATTTTGATCGCCACAGAGCACGCGAGCCCGCTCAAGCGCGCTTTCTACGCGGCAATACCCCAGCTCGGGTCACCGGTGGGATCGATCCTGTCGGCCACGCTGTTCATCATCATGACCACCGTTCTTCCCTCCGAGGAGTTGGCGGCATGGGGCTGGCGCATCCCTTTCCTCGTCGCTTTCCCGCTGCTCGCAGTTTCGCTGTATCTGCGGCTCAACATCACTGAAACTCCGGTGTTCGAGGGAGTCAAGGAAGAAAAGCGCCGCGATCGCGTGCCGTTCTTGACGATGTTCAAGAGCAGTCCAATAGCAATGGCCGTCGCTATCGGTGCCGCGCTTCTCGGCATTGGATCGTACGCACTAATGAACACCTACACGATCAACTACGGCGTGACCGAACTCGGCTTTACGTATCAGAGCCTGCTCGTTGCGACCACTATCGGAGCGCTCCTCCAGCTCGTGACAATCCCATTGTTCGGCGTATGGGCGACGCGCATCGGCTCTGCGCGTCTCGTGATGTTCGGTTCGCTCGGCACGCTCATCATCGCGTTCCCGATGTACTATCTCCTGCAGTTTGCAACCTTCCCGATCTTGGTCAGCACGATGATCATCGGCGGCATCCTGCCAACGATGGCTTGGGCGGGCCTCGGCGGGCTCATGGCGGACCTCTTCCCCGCGCACTTCCGCTACTCAGCGCTTTCGTTCGCCTATGCGATCGCCGCGACCGCGAGTGGCTTCGTTCCGAGCATCACGCTCGAACTTGGTAAGTCCACCGACTTCGCCTGGTGGCACCCTGGAATTGTTCTGGGCGTGATGTCGGCCATCACCCTGGTGTCCGCGTGGGCTGCATCGCGCATGAAGAAGGTCGACATCATCCAAGAGCGGGTCTGA
- a CDS encoding DUF559 domain-containing protein, whose protein sequence is MDLLDAVESSSGIARVATLERRGVRRARIAAALDSGTLIRPRRGWVALPDADIELVAAARAGVVLSCITAARRRSLWVLEETEYHVAAAPHARGGKRPGAHVHWAQPVVPRHPDALVDGVENMLAIVSACQPFEPALAVWESALRVGLVTKTALEMLPFHHRAREILAVASPYSDSGLESFIVPRLKWMRVRIIPQAWLLGHRVDFLIGDRLILQIDGGHHMGAQRLSDNAHDALLMINGFHVIRVGYSQIVGDWARVQDVIMRAVAQGLHLAK, encoded by the coding sequence ATGGATCTCCTCGATGCCGTCGAATCATCAAGTGGAATCGCACGCGTTGCGACGCTGGAGCGACGGGGTGTGAGGCGCGCTCGCATTGCCGCAGCTCTCGACAGTGGGACTTTGATCCGACCTCGCCGGGGATGGGTTGCGCTCCCGGATGCTGACATCGAACTCGTCGCCGCGGCTAGGGCGGGAGTCGTGCTCTCGTGCATTACCGCGGCGCGTCGACGTTCGCTGTGGGTGCTCGAAGAAACCGAGTACCACGTTGCTGCGGCGCCGCACGCTCGCGGCGGCAAGCGTCCAGGCGCGCATGTGCACTGGGCTCAACCCGTTGTGCCGCGGCATCCAGATGCCTTGGTCGACGGTGTCGAGAACATGCTTGCGATCGTCTCGGCATGTCAACCTTTCGAGCCAGCACTCGCTGTGTGGGAATCGGCGCTTCGGGTCGGGCTCGTGACCAAGACAGCGTTGGAGATGCTGCCCTTCCATCATCGCGCCCGGGAGATCCTTGCCGTCGCGTCGCCGTACTCGGATTCCGGCTTGGAGAGTTTCATCGTCCCGAGGCTGAAGTGGATGCGGGTGCGGATAATTCCACAGGCTTGGTTACTTGGGCATCGGGTCGACTTTCTTATTGGCGACCGACTCATCCTGCAGATTGATGGCGGGCACCACATGGGCGCTCAGCGCTTAAGCGACAACGCCCACGACGCGCTGCTGATGATCAACGGATTTCATGTGATCCGAGTCGGGTATTCGCAGATCGTGGGGGACTGGGCGCGCGTGCAAGATGTCATCATGCGGGCCGTTGCCCAGGGTCTGCACCTCGCGAAGTGA
- the ileS gene encoding isoleucine--tRNA ligase — MSYPRRSAFGAAADSTTANAVVPSPRFPDIERDVLEFWKADDTFRASIAQREGAEEWVFYDGPPFANGLPHYGHLLTGYAKDLFPRFQTMRGKKVDRVFGWDTHGLPAELEAMKQLGITEKSEIEAMGIDTFNAKARASVLEYTHEWEDYVTRQARWVDFERGYKTLDTGFMESVLWAFKSLYDKDLAYEGYRVLPYCWRDETPLSNHELRMDDDVYKMRQDPSVTVTFPLTGVKAEALGLTAVRALAWTTTPWTLPTNLALAVGPEITYAVLSAGPDGAADVHHAPDGVSDDSLEAASHRYLLARDLVGAHAKDLGYETADDAIAAIERTITGAELEDVTYDRLFDYYADVETWATESAWRILVDDYVTTTDGTGIVHQAPAYGEDDQRVTGAAGIPLIMSLDDGGKFLPQVTDVAGELWMDANRPLIRLLRQDGRLLREASYEHSYPHCWRCRNPLIYKAVSSWFVRVTSIKDRLVELNDQITWAPENVKHGQFGKWLEGARDWSISRNRYWGSPIPIWKSDDPAYPRVDAYGSLEEMERDFGRLPKNEKGEVDLHRPYIDDLTRPNPNDPTGQSTMRRIEDVFDVWFDSGSMPYAQVHYPFENREWFDSHAPADFIVEYIGQTRGWFYVMHVLSGALFDRPAFTGVSCHGIVLGSDGQKMSKSLRNYPDVSEVFDRDGSDAMRWFLMSSSVLRGGNLVVTEEGIRSGVREFMLPLWNTWYFFSTYANAAGGVDSQGYEATWRTDSTDVLDRYILALLGDLVRDVAIDLDALDSTSATAKLREFSEALTNWYIRRSRDRFWSGVDAERAESRDAFDTLYTVLETLTRVAAPLLPLVSERIWQGLTGGRSVHLEDWPDATAFPAASDIRAAMDAVREVSSTANALRKREGKRVRLPLPQLTVVVSNAASLAQFDEIVRDELNVKSVALVELTETTASEYGITHRLSVNARAAGPRLGKQVQNAIKAARAGEWSEENGVVVAGGIQLEAGEYELVLETTGRPPGEALGTLDRGGFVLLDTATTPELEAEGLARDLIRAIQDTRKGAGFDVSDRIVLTVAFENDEDREAVASVFDSVGVAGETLAVAASVIAKEPNSTIDATHIAEFAARAFANVGPFSVAVSRAEENR; from the coding sequence ATGAGCTATCCGCGTCGCTCCGCCTTCGGAGCAGCAGCAGATTCAACGACCGCGAACGCCGTCGTTCCGAGCCCGCGCTTTCCCGACATCGAGCGTGACGTGCTCGAGTTCTGGAAGGCCGACGACACCTTCCGTGCGTCGATCGCACAGCGCGAAGGCGCTGAAGAGTGGGTCTTCTACGACGGGCCTCCGTTCGCCAACGGGCTGCCGCATTACGGGCATCTCCTCACGGGTTACGCCAAGGACCTCTTCCCGCGCTTTCAGACCATGCGCGGCAAAAAGGTCGACCGCGTCTTCGGCTGGGACACCCATGGGCTCCCCGCCGAGCTCGAGGCGATGAAGCAGCTTGGTATCACCGAGAAGAGCGAAATCGAAGCCATGGGCATCGACACATTCAATGCGAAGGCGCGCGCTTCGGTGCTGGAATACACGCACGAGTGGGAAGACTATGTCACTCGTCAGGCGCGCTGGGTCGATTTCGAACGGGGCTACAAGACGCTCGATACGGGGTTCATGGAGTCGGTCCTGTGGGCGTTCAAGAGCCTTTACGACAAAGATCTCGCGTACGAGGGATACCGCGTTCTGCCCTACTGCTGGCGTGACGAAACTCCGCTGTCGAACCACGAACTGCGTATGGACGATGACGTTTACAAGATGCGTCAAGATCCGTCTGTGACGGTGACGTTCCCACTGACCGGCGTCAAAGCGGAGGCTCTTGGTCTCACGGCAGTTCGCGCGCTCGCCTGGACAACAACACCGTGGACCCTCCCAACGAACCTCGCACTCGCTGTTGGGCCGGAGATCACCTACGCCGTGCTGTCGGCGGGCCCCGACGGGGCCGCCGATGTGCACCACGCACCCGATGGCGTGTCGGACGATTCGCTCGAGGCGGCATCGCACCGATACCTGCTCGCACGAGATCTCGTCGGAGCGCACGCTAAAGATCTCGGCTATGAGACAGCGGATGACGCGATCGCCGCGATCGAGCGAACCATCACAGGCGCAGAACTCGAAGATGTCACCTACGACCGACTCTTCGATTACTACGCCGATGTCGAGACATGGGCAACGGAGTCGGCCTGGCGAATCCTCGTCGACGATTACGTCACCACGACCGACGGTACCGGAATCGTGCACCAGGCTCCGGCCTACGGTGAAGACGACCAACGCGTGACAGGTGCCGCCGGCATCCCGCTCATCATGAGCCTCGACGACGGTGGAAAGTTCTTGCCCCAGGTTACTGACGTTGCCGGCGAGCTCTGGATGGATGCCAACCGCCCCCTTATCCGTCTGCTTCGCCAGGACGGGCGCTTGCTTCGTGAGGCAAGCTACGAGCACTCGTATCCCCACTGCTGGCGCTGCCGAAACCCACTGATCTACAAGGCAGTGTCGAGCTGGTTTGTGCGTGTCACGTCGATCAAAGACCGGCTCGTCGAGCTCAACGATCAGATCACGTGGGCTCCGGAAAACGTCAAGCATGGTCAGTTCGGCAAGTGGCTCGAAGGTGCACGCGACTGGTCGATCTCCCGTAATCGCTACTGGGGCTCGCCGATCCCGATCTGGAAGAGCGACGACCCGGCTTACCCGCGCGTCGATGCCTACGGCTCGCTCGAGGAGATGGAGCGCGACTTCGGTCGGCTGCCGAAGAACGAAAAGGGCGAGGTCGATTTGCACCGCCCCTACATCGATGACTTGACCCGGCCCAACCCGAACGACCCAACGGGGCAGTCGACGATGCGCCGCATCGAAGACGTGTTCGATGTGTGGTTCGACTCCGGGTCTATGCCCTATGCGCAGGTTCACTACCCCTTCGAGAACCGAGAGTGGTTCGACTCGCACGCACCAGCGGACTTCATCGTGGAGTACATCGGCCAGACGCGTGGCTGGTTCTACGTCATGCACGTGCTCTCGGGCGCACTATTTGACCGCCCTGCCTTCACAGGTGTTTCGTGTCACGGCATCGTCTTGGGTAGCGACGGGCAGAAGATGTCGAAGTCGTTGCGCAACTATCCCGACGTCAGTGAAGTTTTCGACCGCGACGGTTCTGACGCGATGCGATGGTTCCTCATGTCGAGCTCCGTGCTTCGTGGCGGCAACCTTGTCGTGACCGAAGAAGGCATCCGCTCTGGCGTCCGTGAGTTCATGCTCCCGCTGTGGAACACCTGGTATTTCTTCTCGACATACGCGAACGCTGCTGGTGGTGTCGACTCGCAGGGGTACGAAGCGACATGGCGCACCGACTCCACGGATGTGCTCGACCGCTACATCCTCGCGCTGTTGGGTGACCTGGTGCGGGACGTCGCGATTGATCTCGACGCGCTCGATTCGACATCGGCAACGGCGAAGCTGCGCGAATTCAGCGAAGCGCTCACCAACTGGTACATCCGTCGTTCGCGCGACCGATTCTGGAGCGGAGTCGATGCCGAACGCGCTGAGTCCCGTGATGCTTTCGACACGCTCTACACGGTGCTCGAAACACTGACTCGTGTGGCAGCACCGCTTCTCCCGCTGGTTTCCGAGCGCATCTGGCAAGGACTCACCGGTGGACGGAGCGTTCATCTCGAAGACTGGCCGGATGCTACGGCTTTCCCCGCGGCGAGTGACATTCGTGCGGCAATGGACGCTGTGCGCGAGGTCTCTTCTACAGCAAATGCACTGCGTAAGCGCGAGGGCAAGCGTGTTCGGCTGCCTCTTCCGCAGCTCACCGTTGTCGTGTCCAATGCTGCATCGCTTGCTCAGTTCGACGAGATTGTCCGCGACGAACTGAACGTCAAATCGGTCGCTCTCGTCGAACTCACCGAGACCACAGCGTCTGAGTACGGAATCACCCACCGGCTGTCCGTCAACGCGCGCGCCGCTGGTCCGCGTCTGGGTAAGCAGGTGCAGAATGCGATCAAAGCCGCGCGCGCGGGCGAGTGGTCAGAAGAGAACGGCGTGGTCGTTGCCGGCGGAATCCAGCTTGAAGCGGGGGAGTACGAACTCGTTCTCGAAACCACTGGCCGACCACCCGGCGAGGCGTTGGGAACGCTTGATCGCGGCGGATTCGTGTTACTTGACACCGCGACGACTCCCGAACTCGAAGCTGAGGGTCTCGCTCGCGACCTCATTCGCGCGATCCAAGACACCCGCAAGGGCGCAGGATTCGATGTGAGCGATCGCATCGTTCTCACCGTGGCGTTCGAAAACGATGAGGATCGCGAGGCTGTGGCGAGCGTTTTCGACTCGGTCGGGGTTGCTGGTGAGACTCTGGCGGTTGCAGCGTCCGTCATCGCGAAAGAACCCAATTCGACAATCGACGCGACTCACATCGCGGAGTTTGCAGCGCGGGCGTTCGCAAACGTCGGGCCCTTCAGCGTTGCCGTGTCACGAGCGGAGGAGAACCGATGA
- a CDS encoding bifunctional folylpolyglutamate synthase/dihydrofolate synthase, with protein sequence MNAQAKADAVYAALLQRQGEQWVQPRIERTQRLLTLLADPQHTYRVIHVTGTNGKTSTSRIIEALLRAHGLRTGLFTSPHLERFTERITIDGEPIIDEAVADAWEEIQPFVELVDNELVSEGDAPLTFFELLTVLAFVSFADAPVDVAVIEVGMGGLWDSTNTADGDVAVFTPIDMDHADRLGSTITEIATVKSGIIKNGAAVVSARQSPEAAAVLQRAASAHDTRVATEGEEFAVTADRLAVGGQLISIRGLAGQYDDVYLPMYGEHQGANAALAVAAVESLIGAGTQRISDQIVTDGFSIATSPGRLELVGIAPTVLVDAAHNPHGVHALVQALKDAFDFDDWGVVLGVLDDKDAAGIVAEIGSVASHVFATAPESERARDADGVADLAEAAGLTVTVHPGISDASDAARAWASEGERRAVVIAGSVVLAGEALLLAREEDWKAGWNS encoded by the coding sequence ATGAATGCACAAGCCAAAGCGGATGCCGTCTACGCGGCGCTCCTGCAGCGGCAGGGCGAGCAGTGGGTACAGCCACGCATCGAACGCACGCAGCGGCTGCTCACGCTTCTGGCCGACCCGCAGCACACGTACCGAGTGATTCATGTCACAGGCACAAACGGTAAGACATCGACGAGTCGAATCATCGAAGCCCTGTTGCGGGCGCACGGCCTGAGAACGGGTCTGTTCACGAGCCCTCATCTTGAACGCTTCACCGAACGAATCACTATCGACGGTGAGCCCATCATCGATGAGGCTGTTGCCGACGCATGGGAAGAGATTCAGCCCTTCGTTGAGCTCGTCGACAACGAGCTTGTGAGCGAGGGTGACGCGCCCCTGACATTTTTCGAACTTCTCACGGTGCTCGCGTTCGTTTCGTTCGCCGACGCACCCGTCGACGTGGCTGTCATCGAGGTCGGGATGGGCGGGCTTTGGGATTCCACGAATACCGCCGATGGCGATGTTGCAGTCTTCACTCCGATCGATATGGATCATGCCGACCGATTGGGATCGACAATCACAGAAATTGCGACTGTGAAGTCAGGGATCATCAAGAACGGAGCGGCAGTGGTTTCGGCCCGCCAAAGTCCGGAAGCGGCCGCCGTGCTTCAGCGCGCGGCTTCGGCGCATGACACCCGCGTCGCAACCGAGGGTGAGGAATTCGCGGTGACGGCAGATCGGCTCGCGGTCGGCGGACAACTCATCTCGATCAGGGGCCTTGCAGGTCAGTACGACGATGTCTACCTCCCGATGTACGGCGAACACCAGGGCGCCAACGCCGCTCTCGCCGTCGCGGCCGTCGAATCGCTCATCGGGGCCGGCACGCAGCGGATTTCCGATCAGATTGTGACGGACGGCTTCAGCATCGCGACGTCACCTGGCCGCCTCGAGCTCGTCGGAATCGCTCCAACAGTGCTGGTGGATGCCGCGCACAACCCGCATGGGGTCCACGCGCTCGTTCAAGCCTTAAAGGATGCCTTCGACTTCGACGATTGGGGCGTCGTGCTCGGAGTGCTCGACGACAAGGATGCCGCCGGCATCGTCGCTGAAATTGGCTCTGTTGCGTCGCACGTGTTCGCTACCGCGCCAGAGTCAGAGCGTGCACGTGACGCTGATGGCGTGGCGGACCTCGCGGAGGCCGCTGGCCTGACCGTGACTGTCCACCCAGGAATCTCCGACGCCTCTGACGCGGCGCGTGCCTGGGCATCAGAGGGTGAGCGGCGCGCCGTTGTGATCGCGGGGTCTGTGGTTCTTGCGGGAGAGGCGCTCCTGCTTGCGCGGGAGGAAGATTGGAAAGCCGGGTGGAACAGTTGA
- a CDS encoding DUF4233 domain-containing protein, with protein MEQLTDDSSSEPPRQRRARGAAESLGSIVLGFESIIVFLGGLVVFGLRALPDAVAPWWGIVGGAVVALVMIAISGLLRHRWAFAVGWALQALLLLSAFLVPAMLFVALIFGGMWAYATIKGASLDQRNAQLAREAKNPNGE; from the coding sequence GTGGAACAGTTGACCGACGACAGTTCATCGGAGCCACCGCGTCAGCGCCGTGCGCGCGGGGCCGCGGAGTCGCTCGGTTCGATCGTGCTCGGCTTCGAATCGATCATTGTCTTTCTCGGCGGTTTAGTGGTGTTCGGTCTTCGTGCATTGCCGGATGCTGTGGCCCCCTGGTGGGGGATCGTAGGCGGCGCGGTTGTTGCGCTCGTGATGATCGCGATATCTGGGCTTCTTCGACACCGTTGGGCTTTCGCGGTGGGGTGGGCACTGCAAGCGCTGCTGCTGCTGAGCGCTTTTCTCGTTCCGGCAATGCTTTTCGTCGCGCTCATTTTTGGCGGCATGTGGGCGTATGCAACGATCAAAGGGGCCTCACTCGACCAGCGCAACGCGCAGCTGGCACGTGAGGCCAAAAACCCGAACGGAGAGTGA
- the ndk gene encoding nucleoside-diphosphate kinase: protein MSTEETLVLVKPDGVARGLTGAILARIEAKGYALVDIRLVEPDRERLERHYEEHAGKPFYEPLVEFMMSGPSVAIRLAGNRVIEGFRSLAGTTDPTSAAPGTIRGDFGRDWGLKVQQNLVHGSDSTESATRELGIWFN from the coding sequence ATGTCGACGGAAGAGACCCTCGTCTTGGTTAAGCCCGATGGTGTGGCTCGTGGCCTTACCGGCGCGATTCTTGCCCGCATTGAAGCGAAGGGATATGCGCTTGTCGATATCCGCCTCGTGGAGCCCGATCGCGAGCGCCTAGAGCGCCACTATGAAGAGCACGCGGGTAAACCGTTTTACGAGCCGCTTGTCGAGTTCATGATGTCGGGTCCATCTGTTGCGATCCGGCTCGCCGGCAACCGCGTCATCGAAGGTTTCCGTTCCCTTGCGGGTACGACCGACCCGACCTCGGCCGCTCCTGGAACCATCCGCGGAGATTTCGGTCGCGACTGGGGACTCAAAGTTCAGCAGAACCTTGTGCACGGTAGCGACAGCACCGAATCAGCGACGCGCGAGCTTGGAATTTGGTTCAACTAA
- a CDS encoding vitamin K epoxide reductase family protein produces MPHSTSTRRPTTLAIWLIIAGVVGWWAAFSLTMEKFHLLENPGSKAACDFSVLVQCGENLNSPQGSVFGFPNPIIGLAAWIAPIVVGVAILAGARFAKWFWWLFELGMLFAIGFVIWLISQSIFVIHTLCPWCMVTWSVVIPTFYAVTLYILRSGLLPAPTSIRRAARALTPWIVLMTILSYALIALLAQLELGVFF; encoded by the coding sequence ATGCCGCACAGCACCTCAACGAGACGACCTACGACCCTCGCCATTTGGCTCATCATTGCCGGAGTTGTGGGTTGGTGGGCGGCATTCTCTCTGACGATGGAGAAGTTCCATCTCCTTGAGAACCCCGGTTCAAAAGCGGCGTGTGACTTCAGCGTTCTCGTGCAGTGTGGAGAAAACCTCAACTCGCCGCAAGGCAGTGTTTTCGGCTTTCCCAACCCGATCATCGGGCTCGCCGCGTGGATTGCACCCATCGTCGTCGGCGTCGCAATCTTGGCCGGAGCCAGGTTTGCGAAGTGGTTCTGGTGGCTGTTTGAACTGGGGATGCTGTTCGCAATTGGCTTCGTCATTTGGCTTATTAGCCAGAGCATCTTCGTGATCCACACCCTCTGCCCGTGGTGCATGGTGACCTGGTCAGTGGTGATACCCACGTTCTACGCTGTCACCCTCTACATCCTTCGAAGCGGGCTGCTCCCGGCGCCGACGAGCATTCGGCGCGCGGCACGGGCACTGACACCGTGGATCGTGCTCATGACGATCCTGAGCTACGCGCTGATCGCGCTCCTGGCTCAACTGGAACTGGGCGTCTTCTTCTAA